aggataacggtgtttacactaacatcttgcaTATGTACAGTATATTATGTCGGATGTTGCAAAAGCTTTGAGATCGGACCGATTCGATTCTGATTCAGGCATGAAGGCAGCTGCTTAATGTCTCAACAATCAGTGTTCAAGCTGTTTTAGGGATTCCTTAAtatattgctaagtactcacatacggttttgctagatagttttactccaattcgagcaataaccaccgtgtggaccgcaaaactgacagctcgaaggctcgcttcgagccggctcgatggaattaattaatatgtcaaatatgtcatttacttcgattcggagtaaaactatcgagcaaaaccgtatgtgagtacttagcatatgagggtttttatttacaaactaatttattttattttgcgatTCCAGGAGACGTCATCTCCTCAAGTGCCCGCTCCCCCGCCCGCCCCGCCTCAGCCGCCCGCCGCATTCGAGCCGGCGAAGAAGAAAGCACTCAACACACCCAGTCATAAGGTTGGTTTTACAGTAACACTAAGCTCCTTTGACAACTATCGTAGCCAGAAAATTCTGCTGATATTTGTACATTACGTTTGCATGTCTAGTGACTAGTGAGATAGGCATGCAATATAAAATCTGTCATGTAATTACTTAAACCTAGGCAGGCCAAACTAACCCTGGGCAATTCTTGCAAGCAACACACATTTAATGTGTAAACAAACTCAAGTTCCAATTATTATGGTGTTTAACCTCATGTAGCAACAACTAAATCTAatgtgttttgtttataatttcagCCTGACGAAATAGACAGCGAAAAGGGGGCTGACCAGGCCAACTTCACCGACTTTGTCCCCAACTCCCTCAATATACCCACCATATCACGGATACTGTCCGGATCCAACGGACGGAAGGAGGACATCCCAGACGTGCTGCTCCGGACTGTCACCGCCAAGCCCACGCACCAGGAGAAAACATCCAAGAGCGACGTGTTCGTGACCAAAGATGCGGTGACCTTCAGTGAAAGGGACTCCTCCACGGAAGGCGTGCTAGCGGTATTAGATCCGGACATGAACAATTTAGATAGGCCTTTAATAATTGATCAGAATGGCGAAACCAATACCAGAAGAAACCTCCAGTACGCCACAAATAAACACGAGAGAAATGATAGTCGGAAGGACGATATCACGCCCGCGACCACTGTAGGCTTTGAGCTGACCGACCCAGAAATGTCGACGGAGAGATACCACAATCTAGCTAACGTAAATTCTGATAAGAAGATTCTGACACATCAGCCCAAGAATAACGGCCCGGTACAAAGGCCGGGGGTCACTTGGCCGTTCGCGTGGAACGTCCATATCTATCTGGCGACGGTTATGTTCACGATACTGGCCGTTTACTCAATATTCAAAATCATCTGCTACAATAAATTCACCCATCTCTTCGCGCAGTACTACTTCATCACGCTCCATCTTATCCTGGTGCTGGTGTGTCTTCTGAGAATATTCTACATGTGCTACGACCCCTACAATATAAATAACTCGCTGCCCATTTTTATAAGCGAAATCCTGCTGCACATTCCGCAAATATTCCTGAGCATAGCGTTCGCTTCGACGATCCTGTACCTCATAACGCACAGCATAAACTCGAAAACCTCGTGTTGTGCGTTCCTGTTTCGCTCGCGAACGATTATAGTCGGCGGCAGCGTCCACTTGCTGGCTTGCATGATGCTGCATATCTTAGAGAACAGTAGCACAATAATAAGGACGCAGCAGGGGGTCGAGAAGAGAGTTCTGGGCTTGACCTGCCAGATTATATTCGTCCTGGCGTGTCTCACGCTCGGAATAGGCTACCTCTACGTGTATAGAACGCTGAAGGCGGCCCTCCAGAAGAAGAGTCACACCTACATTCACGGCTTCCAAAACCTCTACCAGGCGATCCACATAAATTTGGCGACGGCCCTGTTGTTCGTTTTGATGGCCACCCTCCAAATTTACGGGATATTCGGCGTCAATCAAGTCAGCATGACCAAGTTCGACTGGCTGCAGTGGGGATATCAGTTTTCGCTGCGGTTGATCGAGATAAGCGTGGTCGCCCTTATCTCCTGGGTCATAAGTTTGAAAGTGCGCACGGGAGCTTTGGAACACGAGAAGGTGGATGGCCAGAAGATTTCGAGGATGGGCCTGTTCCCGTGCGCCGGGGGGTCCAGTAACGAGCAGTTCGAGTCTGACTATCCCGCGATATGCAACACTAACACTAACTTGCATACGTACACCCTCAGAACGGGCAAGCCCATCTACGAGAGCACCGGCCACCATCCGACCATCCCGGACACGTGCTGCGGCGGTCCGGATCTGCAAAGATTCCAACTGAACACGCTAGCCGCGAACTGCGATAATAACTCCGGCACCGAGAACTACTCCGGGCACAGCTCGATAGCTAACGCCGGCCACAGCAGCTCGACGGAGTCCAGCAACGCCACGTCGAGCCAGGGGGTGACCAACCACCTGATCAAGCACCACCCCAACATGGTCGGGTACAACGGTATAGAGTCCGCGTCCGACGACCACTACTCCAACTGCGACCCCGCCATGCAGTCGCTCCAGGGGGAGGACCACCTCGGGCACGAGTACAACGAGATCGAGTACGACAACAACGGCGGGTTCATCCGCGACATCAAGAACCAGAACTACAACGCCGGATCCAACCGGGGCTCCCACAACTTCAAGCACATGTCGTACGACAGGGTGTCGTCTCGAACGAACAGCAATCCCCGCAAGAAGCATCGAGCGAAAAACAAAAACGTGCAGTGCATGACCATGGGCTACGACGGCTCCATGAACCACCACTACCATCAGCCACACCTGCCCGACGAGTACGGGAACTACAACACGGAGAACGCTTCGTACCACTCCTCCGGTATTCAGACGCTGAATCCGAACCGGAGTTACGACCCCCAGTGCCAACAGATCCGGAGCTCGCAACGGCGGAACTCGCCTGCGGCGGCCATGATGAACTCCAGCGGCAGTCAGAAGCGGGGCAAGGTCAACGGGTTCCCGGAGAGACCGAAATCGACTGACCTGTACGGTTTCTCCGAGGACCCCAACGAGAGGAGCTACCCCTTGAGCACCCCTCAGCCGGCTCCCAGGACTCTGGGCTACGACCCCTCGTACTCCCAGCCCCAGGACGAGATCAACAACGAGTCGGGGGGTAGCATGCTGGTGGCGCAGGACGGCTTCGTCAGATTTAGACCCCTAGAGGACGGTCCGTCGCAAACTTGATTCACCGTCCTGTCTTCGCCGACGGAGGTTCTAGATTTTTGATACCATCCGCCAGGTTACAGCACACCTCTTCCCGGCTTGTGGGTTCGCCAATGAGGCTAGGGTTCGATTGAAAGACTTTTGTGGTGTGTTCGGGGGAACCGGTCGTATATCGGATGGTATATTTATCGTGTGACTCGCTTACTCGCATCCTGTATATTGTACATGTATAGTTAGGTATAGTAACAGTATCGGCCTTGTACATAGCTGCCTCGTACTTTAAGCCTTCGTGTATAAGGATTCGAGTGCATATTCCTTTTGACACTAAATGTTGAACCTGTAATGGTATCCTTTAATGAATGTTGGACtatttatatagatattatggAGACTTCGGACCTACGACCACTAAGTGTTGCCATTTATCGATGTCGGACGACGTCTGCAacgatttgacagattttacgTCTACTCTAAAATCGGGCAAATTGTTTCAGACTCTAATGGTCGCCCTTAGAGATGTTTAATGATCGCCTAACTTTAACGATCCATGCAATTTCTGTAAAACTCTTGTTAATAGTTAAACGTCTCTAGGTGCAGCCAAAACGACTTAGTTACGCGTTTGAGTAAATGACTAATTAAATATATGTGATATcgatattaatttgttttaaataattctgtccatagatattgtaagggctatatcatattataaacgcTTCATCAATATGATTTCTAAGTATTATCAAATTTCTTGGTGTTTTTGAACTTTTATTGTATTGGTGAAGTGACTGTATGTCTGTTTATCTGAGAATTTTATGCGTAAACTTTTATATGTGTTAATATAGTTTCTGacgttttcataatttatttcatatgTTAATGTAACCACTTGTAACCATGTctcacttaaaatattaagattACTAGCAGATTGGTTCTCCAAAATGTAACCAggaaaaaatacttagtaataaaataCCTGTTACATTTTTCATCACCTGATTTGCGAGCCAGATCTTATGTCATTTTACTGCCTTCCTAGCGGGAAAGATATTCATGACATTTAACATTTTAGTTGTTGACTAGTCAAAACTGAATCCTGCCTGTTCCCGAGTTTTgcaattttatattaacacTGTAGTCATAGAAACTACGGGGTCACACAGAAGTGATTTCTATAtcgacatattttgtttttgttacacataaGTAGAGAAATACTGGCACTATCGAAATAATCACACTGTAGGCCTAATAGTGGATCACTTCTGTTCCCGACTGTACCGGTAGATAACACTTGCAGAAATGTTAAAATAGTACAGCGTACTTGGCACTACAATAGTTTTATGTAAAGACTTTGGTCAATCACGTGACGATATCGTGCTCATATTATTGTAATtcctatgtaaataaataattttaatgttaagGAAATCATTTACTACACGATACATATAAGTTTGTACATAGGGCTACGCGATGTACCCGTACGTTTTgttgtaaattatatatttcaattttttaaattttttcaagACTGtacctttattattttacaaaacgaCAACTGAcatttaatatgtataataaataaaaacggtATTGAAAATGTGGTGTTTTAATTCAACTAAATTCCCTCTGTAAGCTCTGATAGGTAAATTATAAACCTAAATtgagataaagtataaacgaaGGCTTTATTAATATTGAATGCAGTGCCATCTACTGAGAAACTGAGATCCTCCTAAAAATTCCTTTGATGTTTACAGAACTCCACAAAATTGGGGAAATGCAATAAAAGTACTAGGATATCAGAAACACCTAGGTAGTCAACATAATATGAAAACGTGAAAACgtcaaaagtaatattattacttttgacGTTTTCACAGCTACCTCCACAAAATTGGGAAAATGCAATTAAAGTACCTACAAGGATATCAGAAACAGgtagtaaacataatattacttttgacGTTTTCACAACTAGGTACCTCCACAAAATTGGGAAAATGCAATAAAAGTACCTACTAGGATATCAGAAATAGATAggtagtttacataatatttttgacgtTTTCACAACTACCTCCGCAAAATTGGGAAAATGGTAGGGAAAATGCAATAAAAGTACTAGGATATCAGAAACAGATAGGTAgttagtttaattaataatattattgacgtTTACACTTTTCACAACTACCTCCACAAATTTGGGAACATGGTAGGGAAAATGCAATAAAAGTACTAGGATATCAGAAACAGATAGGTAGttagtttaattaaataatattattgacgtTTACACTTTTCACAACTACCTCCACAAAATTGGGAAAATGGTAGGGAAAATGCAATAAAAGTACTAGGATATCAGAAACAGATAGGTAGTTagtttacttaaataatattattgacgtTTACACTTTTCACAACTACCTCCACAAAATTGGGAAAATGGTAGGGAAAATGCAATAAAAGTACTAGGATATCAGAAACAGATAGGTAGttagtttaattaaataatattattgacgtTTACACTTTTCACAACTACCTCCACAAAATTGGGAAAATGCAATAAAAGTACTAGGATATCAGAAATAGATAGGTacttagtttatattataatatttttgacgtTTTTAGAACTACCTCCacataattaagaaaaaaagtcCAAATAAGGGAATTTCAGACATTTGTTGTATGTTTTTTGCTAACAAGGAGTTATCTTTTTCTCCGAATATGAAACAAACAACACGTAGATATCACTTCATTTAATACGCATTATCTCACAATATGaacacattttaatatttagtaataattaacaacattttgcataaaaaaattatgtattaagtactaccgaggaaattgattcctaggcatctGATAGTACAAGTCACCAactttacaaaaattatataaattaatgaatacattccaaaaaatattatttcagtcAAAATTTTCGGGACAATGGAAAATTGTCCCctgaattatattaatataatatataaattataaatttatttacaagATTTATGAAATTGTAACCAGTACAATTACTcgactacaaaatattaaagtatagaacatttatacaaataacatattaatccaaaatatacttacctaaaaaAGAAAGAcggcaaataaaattttatcacaataattattataattgtcgAAAGATATATGAATACAAACTGTAATAGGTCTAAATATCAAATAAGTCATACATACAGCATACTGTGGACTCAGATAGTAAACAATACTGCTAagggccgatttttcaatcctcagataaacagacagatagTATTTATTCGACAGATAGCAAGATATTATGgaatttttcaatcgtcagatagGACTTAACCGTTGAATAACCCCGCTAACAGAGGAATAAATCTATCCGTCGCGTGAACCACCAAATAACCGCTATTAGACAGATACTTCGACGTTGACATTGGTAAGTGGTATTTGGCTTGAGGTTGTAATTTacgtttatttaataattaacgtTTAATATGGATATTTTCGATGAAATTGATGATCTTGCAATTATTGAAGAAGAGGCCATAATAAACGattatgaattttttggaaagaaaagaaagaatcgTCAGATCGAGGCCTGAGCATTATAACATGTGGGATCCAAAAGATTTTCAGCTTCGATTCAGACTTAAAAGAATCTGTGCTACATATTATGCTTTCTctaga
This DNA window, taken from Aricia agestis chromosome 19, ilAriAges1.1, whole genome shotgun sequence, encodes the following:
- the LOC121736848 gene encoding uncharacterized protein LOC121736848 isoform X1 gives rise to the protein MKLGVVCVFVLSAVCVSGKQMSETLQRALSAVRGPSPGAKKLLNIPEDGADPLPGKHVPLESYESELEREHALPTSVPNADILKTNSNPTYHKPRPPAHHGAALLAGVGAVPSYAPPGRAFFTPPLPPEYRNPFADKPTLRGTNTDGNNYLNRRPIPPPSLGPGHERIPIRPPGQETSSPQVPAPPPAPPQPPAAFEPAKKKALNTPSHKPDEIDSEKGADQANFTDFVPNSLNIPTISRILSGSNGRKEDIPDVLLRTVTAKPTHQEKTSKSDVFVTKDAVTFSERDSSTEGVLAVLDPDMNNLDRPLIIDQNGETNTRRNLQYATNKHERNDSRKDDITPATTVGFELTDPEMSTERYHNLANVNSDKKILTHQPKNNGPVQRPGVTWPFAWNVHIYLATVMFTILAVYSIFKIICYNKFTHLFAQYYFITLHLILVLVCLLRIFYMCYDPYNINNSLPIFISEILLHIPQIFLSIAFASTILYLITHSINSKTSCCAFLFRSRTIIVGGSVHLLACMMLHILENSSTIIRTQQGVEKRVLGLTCQIIFVLACLTLGIGYLYVYRTLKAALQKKSHTYIHGFQNLYQAIHINLATALLFVLMATLQIYGIFGVNQVSMTKFDWLQWGYQFSLRLIEISVVALISWVISLKVRTGALEHEKVDGQKISRMGLFPCAGGSSNEQFESDYPAICNTNTNLHTYTLRTGKPIYESTGHHPTIPDTCCGGPDLQRFQLNTLAANCDNNSGTENYSGHSSIANAGHSSSTESSNATSSQGVTNHLIKHHPNMVGYNGIESASDDHYSNCDPAMQSLQGEDHLGHEYNEIEYDNNGGFIRDIKNQNYNAGSNRGSHNFKHMSYDRVSSRTNSNPRKKHRAKNKNVQCMTMGYDGSMNHHYHQPHLPDEYGNYNTENASYHSSGIQTLNPNRSYDPQCQQIRSSQRRNSPAAAMMNSSGSQKRGKVNGFPERPKSTDLYGFSEDPNERSYPLSTPQPAPRTLGYDPSYSQPQDEINNESGGSMLVAQDGFVRFRPLEDGPSQT
- the LOC121736848 gene encoding uncharacterized protein LOC121736848 isoform X2, with translation MILYISLCFILVVLADPLPGKHVPLESYESELEREHALPTSVPNADILKTNSNPTYHKPRPPAHHGAALLAGVGAVPSYAPPGRAFFTPPLPPEYRNPFADKPTLRGTNTDGNNYLNRRPIPPPSLGPGHERIPIRPPGQETSSPQVPAPPPAPPQPPAAFEPAKKKALNTPSHKPDEIDSEKGADQANFTDFVPNSLNIPTISRILSGSNGRKEDIPDVLLRTVTAKPTHQEKTSKSDVFVTKDAVTFSERDSSTEGVLAVLDPDMNNLDRPLIIDQNGETNTRRNLQYATNKHERNDSRKDDITPATTVGFELTDPEMSTERYHNLANVNSDKKILTHQPKNNGPVQRPGVTWPFAWNVHIYLATVMFTILAVYSIFKIICYNKFTHLFAQYYFITLHLILVLVCLLRIFYMCYDPYNINNSLPIFISEILLHIPQIFLSIAFASTILYLITHSINSKTSCCAFLFRSRTIIVGGSVHLLACMMLHILENSSTIIRTQQGVEKRVLGLTCQIIFVLACLTLGIGYLYVYRTLKAALQKKSHTYIHGFQNLYQAIHINLATALLFVLMATLQIYGIFGVNQVSMTKFDWLQWGYQFSLRLIEISVVALISWVISLKVRTGALEHEKVDGQKISRMGLFPCAGGSSNEQFESDYPAICNTNTNLHTYTLRTGKPIYESTGHHPTIPDTCCGGPDLQRFQLNTLAANCDNNSGTENYSGHSSIANAGHSSSTESSNATSSQGVTNHLIKHHPNMVGYNGIESASDDHYSNCDPAMQSLQGEDHLGHEYNEIEYDNNGGFIRDIKNQNYNAGSNRGSHNFKHMSYDRVSSRTNSNPRKKHRAKNKNVQCMTMGYDGSMNHHYHQPHLPDEYGNYNTENASYHSSGIQTLNPNRSYDPQCQQIRSSQRRNSPAAAMMNSSGSQKRGKVNGFPERPKSTDLYGFSEDPNERSYPLSTPQPAPRTLGYDPSYSQPQDEINNESGGSMLVAQDGFVRFRPLEDGPSQT